From a single Pseudoalteromonas nigrifaciens genomic region:
- the trpD gene encoding anthranilate phosphoribosyltransferase: MSIQTKQNINVLSANMHNASIQTAIEQLISNQSLSYTQSKALFDEIMQGNMSDIELSALLIALKSKGEISDEIAGAAASMRENALAFNTTRNQLADCCGTGGDGSNTINISTTAAIVAAAAGINMVKHGNRSVSSNSGSADLLKALGINIEMTPAQAANCLEQTGFTFLFAPQYHPGVRHAMGVRTALKTRTIFNILGPLVNPAAPEVQLLGVYNPNLCLPMAQTLRTLGTKRAMIVHGSGTDEIALHGPTTVVELNNGNISEYTLNPSDFDLANYSLEQLTGEGPQYNANVSLAILQGKGDEAHNAAIIVNVAALLYLSGKAQSLKDGAQQVHTLLSSGQAMNTLNAIIEVSNG; this comes from the coding sequence ATGAGTATACAAACCAAGCAAAACATTAATGTTCTCAGTGCTAATATGCACAATGCGAGCATTCAAACTGCAATTGAGCAACTGATAAGCAACCAATCATTAAGCTACACGCAATCTAAAGCGCTGTTTGATGAAATAATGCAAGGTAACATGAGTGATATTGAGCTTAGCGCACTGCTTATAGCGTTAAAATCAAAAGGCGAAATCAGCGATGAAATAGCTGGCGCTGCGGCGTCTATGCGAGAAAATGCGCTCGCCTTTAATACTACCCGTAACCAACTTGCTGATTGCTGCGGCACCGGTGGCGATGGCTCTAATACAATTAATATTAGCACTACCGCTGCTATTGTTGCAGCCGCGGCAGGTATTAATATGGTAAAACACGGTAATCGCAGTGTCTCGAGTAACTCAGGCTCTGCCGATTTGCTCAAAGCATTGGGCATCAATATTGAAATGACGCCAGCACAAGCGGCAAATTGCTTAGAACAAACAGGCTTTACTTTTTTGTTTGCACCTCAGTACCACCCAGGCGTACGCCACGCAATGGGAGTACGTACTGCCCTTAAAACACGCACTATTTTTAATATTTTAGGGCCTTTGGTAAATCCAGCGGCGCCTGAAGTACAGTTACTCGGGGTATACAACCCCAATTTATGCCTACCTATGGCACAAACATTAAGAACCCTAGGCACCAAGCGCGCAATGATAGTACATGGCTCTGGCACCGACGAAATTGCTCTGCACGGCCCAACTACTGTGGTTGAGCTAAATAATGGCAACATTAGCGAGTATACGCTTAACCCAAGTGACTTTGACCTTGCAAACTATTCACTTGAACAACTAACCGGTGAAGGCCCACAATACAACGCTAATGTCTCTCTTGCTATTTTGCAAGGTAAGGGTGATGAAGCGCATAATGCCGCTATTATTGTTAATGTGGCCGCACTGTTATACCTAAGTGGTAAAGCGCAATCGCTAAAAGACGGCGCACAACAAGTACACACGTTATTAAGTTCAGGGCAAGCCATGAACACACTAAATGCAATTATTGAGGTAAGTAATGGCTAA
- a CDS encoding aminodeoxychorismate/anthranilate synthase component II, which yields MSQQHPIKIYFLDNFDSFTYNLVDELTMLGCELVVYRNNISAEVIFNKMRQEQGQVLLVLSPGPGTPSNAGCLMDLIALTKGHFPMLGICLGQQALTQSYGGVIGHAGETVHGKSSIIDLGEHPVFNGMGSTMPVARYHSLMATKVPDNIAVIAQYQDIPMAIYHHDDNVLGYQFHPESILTPNGAQLLQQSIAYLTASQ from the coding sequence ATGAGCCAGCAACACCCAATTAAAATTTACTTTTTAGATAACTTTGACTCGTTTACCTATAACTTAGTTGACGAGCTAACTATGCTTGGCTGTGAACTGGTTGTTTACAGAAACAATATTAGCGCTGAGGTTATTTTTAATAAAATGCGCCAAGAACAAGGCCAAGTGCTATTAGTACTTTCCCCAGGCCCTGGCACACCAAGTAATGCAGGCTGCTTAATGGATTTAATAGCGCTTACCAAAGGTCACTTCCCTATGCTGGGTATTTGTTTAGGCCAGCAAGCTTTAACCCAAAGTTATGGCGGCGTAATTGGCCATGCTGGGGAAACCGTACACGGCAAATCGTCAATAATTGATTTAGGTGAACACCCAGTATTTAACGGTATGGGCAGCACTATGCCCGTAGCGCGTTATCACTCTTTAATGGCCACTAAAGTGCCTGATAATATTGCAGTAATTGCCCAATACCAAGATATTCCTATGGCTATTTATCATCATGATGACAATGTTTTAGGGTATCAGTTTCATCCTGAGTCTATTTTAACCCCAAACGGCGCGCAGCTATTACAGCAAAGCATTGCCTACTTAACCGCTAGCCAATAA
- a CDS encoding anthranilate synthase component 1, which yields MIFSHITTTPGEVTSITQVRDYISSPLALYSALDKPNSLLLESAEIESKDSVKSLILVDCALRIVCQGKTVTITAQSNNGQQLLSYLQTNVKSCEATLNETTLTLAYLSSNNDIDEASKLVADNAFSALRTCINSIKSTTNNPFSVFLGGVFAYDMVANFEQLSDVPDGENTCPDYVFYLAETLVVIDHQKQTTELIGNVFNGPDVHANCFEVGKELERLNTLCDNAAQFSAKMQSGECDVAIDISDETYCEQVIKLKKNIVDGDIFQVVPSRTFSLPCPDPLHAYSKLKQQNPSPYMFYMRDEDFALFGASPESALKYTVASKQVEVYPIAGTRARGKFANGQINLDLDSRIELELRNDQKERAEHLMLVDLARNDVARISVAGTRFAKELLKVDRYSQVMHLVSRVVGTLKPELDALHAYQACMNMGTLVGAPKVRAAELVRQTEGKRRGSYGGAVGYLTGDGAMDTCIVIRSAFVKNNIAYVQAGAGVVFDSDPQSEANETRAKAQAVITAIKSTFEAG from the coding sequence TTGATTTTTAGTCACATAACTACCACACCAGGTGAAGTAACCAGCATTACGCAAGTACGCGACTATATTAGTAGCCCGCTTGCACTATATAGCGCACTTGATAAGCCAAATTCGCTACTGCTTGAGTCGGCTGAAATTGAGTCTAAAGACAGTGTTAAAAGTTTAATTTTAGTTGATTGCGCACTGCGTATTGTATGCCAGGGTAAAACCGTAACGATTACAGCGCAATCAAATAATGGGCAACAGCTACTAAGCTATTTACAAACCAATGTAAAAAGCTGCGAAGCCACTCTAAACGAGACAACATTAACGCTTGCGTACTTAAGCTCAAACAATGATATTGACGAAGCGAGTAAGTTGGTTGCCGATAATGCATTCAGTGCACTGCGCACCTGTATTAACAGTATTAAAAGCACCACCAACAATCCTTTTTCGGTTTTTTTAGGCGGTGTATTTGCCTACGATATGGTAGCCAATTTTGAACAGTTAAGTGATGTGCCAGACGGCGAAAACACCTGCCCCGATTACGTATTTTATTTAGCCGAAACACTAGTGGTAATTGATCATCAAAAACAAACCACAGAACTTATTGGTAATGTATTTAATGGCCCCGACGTACATGCAAACTGCTTTGAAGTAGGTAAAGAGTTAGAGCGCTTAAATACCTTATGCGATAACGCTGCACAATTTAGCGCCAAGATGCAAAGCGGCGAATGCGATGTTGCTATTGATATAAGCGACGAAACTTACTGCGAACAAGTAATTAAGCTTAAAAAGAATATTGTAGATGGCGATATATTTCAGGTTGTGCCTTCGCGTACTTTCTCGCTGCCTTGCCCCGATCCACTTCATGCTTACAGCAAACTTAAACAGCAAAACCCCAGCCCGTATATGTTTTATATGCGCGACGAAGACTTTGCTTTATTTGGTGCATCACCCGAGTCAGCACTTAAATACACTGTGGCATCAAAACAGGTCGAAGTGTATCCAATTGCAGGTACTCGAGCGCGTGGCAAATTTGCGAATGGTCAAATAAATCTAGACTTAGATAGCCGCATCGAGCTTGAGCTGAGAAACGATCAAAAAGAGCGCGCTGAGCATTTAATGCTAGTTGATTTAGCCCGTAACGATGTTGCCCGTATTAGCGTAGCCGGTACGCGCTTTGCAAAAGAGCTATTAAAAGTAGACCGCTACTCTCAAGTAATGCATTTAGTGTCGCGCGTTGTCGGCACGCTAAAGCCAGAGCTTGATGCACTACACGCATACCAAGCATGTATGAACATGGGAACCTTAGTTGGTGCACCAAAAGTACGCGCTGCAGAACTTGTGCGCCAAACCGAAGGTAAACGCCGTGGTAGCTACGGTGGCGCTGTAGGTTATTTAACCGGTGATGGCGCTATGGATACCTGCATTGTTATTCGCTCAGCTTTTGTAAAAAATAATATTGCTTACGTGCAAGCCGGAGCCGGAGTGGTATTTGATTCAGATCCGCAGTCAGAAGCAAACGAAACCCGTGCTAAAGCACAAGCGGTTATTACCGCTATTAAATCTACTTTCGAGGCGGGTTAA
- the rnm gene encoding RNase RNM: MIKYDLHSHTTHSDGQLSVAELLHRAVDKNIDVFAITDHDTVAAIKPAQHIIDTENLPLSLITGVEISTRWESFEIHIVGLNIDTENSDLTALLLEQQQKRETRALEIGTRLAKNGFDDIYEQAKELAKDAQITRAHFARALIARGVAKNFPGVFKKYLGRGKTGYVPSSWCDMKTAIKAIHAAGGVAVLAHPSSYQMSNKWLRKLLVEFKSVGGDAMEVAQPQQAPSDRQFLGELSREYDLLCSQGSDFHFPTSYLELGKNLYLPKDCRGVWQAWEKQEGAAT; the protein is encoded by the coding sequence TTGATAAAATATGATTTACATAGCCATACAACACATTCCGATGGGCAGCTAAGCGTTGCAGAGCTATTGCATCGTGCTGTTGATAAAAATATAGATGTGTTTGCTATTACAGATCACGATACTGTGGCTGCCATAAAGCCTGCTCAGCATATTATTGATACCGAAAACCTACCATTATCGCTGATCACTGGAGTTGAAATATCAACCCGCTGGGAAAGCTTTGAAATTCATATTGTGGGGTTAAATATTGATACTGAAAATTCAGACCTAACGGCTTTATTGCTAGAGCAACAGCAAAAACGCGAAACTCGCGCGTTAGAAATAGGTACACGCCTAGCTAAAAATGGCTTTGATGATATTTACGAGCAAGCAAAAGAGCTTGCAAAAGATGCGCAAATTACTCGCGCGCATTTTGCTCGCGCTTTAATAGCACGCGGTGTTGCAAAAAACTTTCCCGGGGTATTTAAAAAATACTTAGGGCGCGGAAAAACCGGTTATGTACCAAGTAGTTGGTGCGATATGAAAACGGCTATTAAGGCGATTCATGCCGCTGGTGGAGTGGCGGTTTTAGCTCACCCTAGCAGTTATCAAATGTCTAATAAATGGCTACGCAAATTATTGGTTGAGTTTAAATCTGTTGGCGGAGACGCAATGGAAGTTGCTCAGCCTCAGCAAGCACCAAGTGATCGTCAATTTTTAGGCGAGTTGAGCCGTGAGTATGATTTGTTGTGTTCACAAGGGTCTGATTTTCATTTTCCGACAAGCTACTTAGAGCTTGGTAAAAATCTATACTTACCTAAGGATTGCCGCGGCGTTTGGCAAGCTTGGGAAAAGCAAGAAGGAGCAGCAACATGA
- a CDS encoding L-threonylcarbamoyladenylate synthase, with translation MSQLFHIHPENPQSRLIQQAADIIKQGGVVVYPTDSGYAIGCNIGNKQAKERIERIRGIEKHHNFTLVCRDLSELSTYARVDNQTFRLIKNNTPGPYTFIFKGTKEVPKRLLNDKKKTIGIRVIAHPIACALLEELGEPLMSCSLILPGEEYTESDPDEIIERLDKHVDLIIHGGYLAEQATTVVDLSEDEVQILRVGCGDTSPFE, from the coding sequence ATGAGTCAACTATTTCATATTCATCCAGAGAATCCACAATCAAGGTTAATTCAACAAGCTGCCGATATAATTAAGCAAGGCGGCGTTGTTGTTTACCCTACAGATTCGGGGTACGCCATAGGGTGTAATATTGGTAATAAACAAGCAAAAGAGCGTATTGAGCGTATTCGTGGCATAGAAAAACACCATAACTTTACCTTAGTGTGCCGCGATTTATCTGAGCTTTCTACGTATGCACGCGTAGATAATCAAACCTTTAGATTAATAAAAAACAATACTCCTGGGCCTTATACTTTTATTTTTAAAGGCACTAAAGAAGTACCAAAACGTTTATTAAACGACAAGAAAAAAACCATAGGTATACGCGTTATAGCGCATCCTATTGCGTGTGCATTGCTAGAGGAACTTGGCGAGCCACTCATGTCGTGTTCACTTATTTTGCCAGGTGAAGAATACACTGAGTCAGATCCAGATGAAATTATTGAGCGATTAGATAAACACGTAGATTTAATTATCCATGGTGGTTATTTAGCAGAGCAAGCAACCACAGTGGTTGATTTATCTGAAGATGAAGTGCAAATTTTGCGTGTTGGCTGTGGTGATACTAGTCCGTTTGAGTAA
- a CDS encoding segregation and condensation protein A, with amino-acid sequence MVDKPSDLYIPPDALEIILETFEGPLDLLLYLIKKHKLDVLELSIFSITEQYMSYVEMMTEFQLELAGEYLVMAALLAQIKSRLLLPVHKELEEEEDPRAELIKRLQEYEQFKKAAENLDEIPRVGRDIFVAHAAMPVAENITEQLPEVQLKDLLFALSDIMARAKTLEHHLISAEVLSTRERMSQILQQLSHTQSALPFSALFTVNEGRSGAVVSFIAILELVKEGLITCLQVTSDSLIYVSLSKKSTQ; translated from the coding sequence ATGGTCGATAAACCGTCTGATTTATATATTCCGCCAGATGCGCTGGAAATTATTTTAGAAACGTTTGAAGGGCCGCTCGATTTATTGCTGTATTTAATAAAAAAACACAAGCTTGATGTTCTCGAATTGTCTATTTTTAGTATTACAGAGCAATACATGAGTTATGTTGAAATGATGACTGAGTTTCAACTCGAACTTGCGGGCGAGTATTTAGTGATGGCAGCCTTATTGGCGCAAATAAAATCTCGTTTACTGTTGCCCGTACACAAAGAGCTAGAAGAAGAGGAAGATCCTCGTGCAGAGCTTATTAAACGTTTGCAAGAATACGAGCAATTTAAAAAAGCCGCCGAAAACTTAGACGAAATTCCGCGGGTGGGTCGTGATATTTTTGTAGCCCATGCTGCTATGCCGGTGGCTGAAAATATCACTGAGCAGCTTCCTGAAGTGCAACTTAAAGATTTACTTTTTGCCCTGAGCGATATAATGGCGCGCGCTAAAACACTAGAACATCACTTAATTAGCGCCGAAGTACTTTCTACCCGTGAACGCATGAGCCAAATATTGCAGCAGTTATCACATACTCAATCGGCTTTACCATTTAGTGCGCTTTTTACTGTTAATGAAGGGCGAAGCGGTGCAGTGGTGAGCTTTATCGCTATACTTGAGCTGGTAAAAGAAGGGTTAATTACCTGCTTGCAAGTCACATCAGATAGCCTTATTTATGTGAGCCTCAGTAAAAAATCGACTCAATAG
- a CDS encoding cytochrome b yields MFKNSPASYGLIAIILHWLMALTIFGLFGLGLYMVELTYYDSWYKGSLDLHKSIGLTLAAVFLFRILWRSFSTQPKPLGTNKTMNQIAHTAHIIMYIILAVIVVAGYLISTADGRAIEVFTLFDVPAINFTFDGQADIAGEVHYYAACTLIGFAVLHALGALKHHFIDKDKTLIRMIKPINAKN; encoded by the coding sequence ATGTTTAAAAACTCGCCTGCATCTTACGGGCTTATTGCGATTATTTTACATTGGCTAATGGCATTAACTATCTTTGGTTTATTTGGCCTTGGCTTGTACATGGTAGAACTTACCTACTACGATAGTTGGTATAAAGGCTCATTAGACTTGCATAAAAGCATAGGTTTGACTTTAGCTGCGGTGTTTTTGTTTAGAATTTTATGGCGCTCTTTTTCGACTCAACCTAAGCCACTGGGTACTAACAAAACAATGAACCAAATAGCGCACACTGCCCATATTATTATGTACATTATTTTGGCGGTTATTGTTGTAGCAGGCTATTTAATTTCTACCGCAGATGGGCGAGCTATCGAAGTGTTTACGTTATTCGATGTGCCAGCAATAAACTTTACATTTGACGGACAAGCCGATATTGCTGGGGAAGTGCATTATTACGCAGCCTGCACTTTAATTGGTTTTGCTGTACTGCATGCACTAGGTGCATTAAAACACCATTTTATAGATAAAGATAAAACATTAATTCGAATGATTAAACCAATTAACGCTAAAAATTAA
- a CDS encoding YceI family protein: MKKLLLSTAVSGAMLLSASAVNAADYVIDTQGAHAFVNFKIKHLGYSWLHGRFNTFDGTFSYDAKTPNASQITVNIDTTSLDSNHAERDKHLRGKDFLNVSKYPTATFKSTSVKFDDDDSGEVTGEFTLHGVTKTITFEIDKVGEGKDPWGGHRVGFEGETSLKLADYGIDYNLGPASTHVDIGLSIEGIRQ; encoded by the coding sequence ATGAAAAAACTACTATTAAGTACCGCGGTATCAGGCGCTATGCTGCTATCGGCAAGTGCTGTAAACGCTGCTGATTATGTGATTGATACACAAGGCGCACACGCGTTTGTAAATTTTAAAATAAAGCATTTAGGCTATAGTTGGTTACATGGTCGCTTTAATACCTTTGACGGTACATTTAGTTATGATGCAAAAACACCAAACGCATCACAGATCACGGTAAACATTGATACCACGAGTTTAGATTCTAACCATGCAGAGCGCGATAAGCACTTACGAGGTAAAGATTTTTTAAATGTTAGTAAATACCCAACGGCAACGTTTAAAAGTACCAGCGTAAAGTTTGATGACGACGATTCTGGTGAAGTGACGGGTGAGTTTACTTTGCATGGCGTTACTAAAACCATTACCTTTGAAATAGATAAAGTAGGCGAAGGTAAAGATCCATGGGGTGGTCATCGTGTAGGTTTTGAAGGCGAAACTAGCCTTAAGTTAGCTGATTATGGCATTGACTACAATTTAGGCCCTGCATCAACTCATGTTGATATTGGTTTATCTATTGAAGGTATTCGTCAGTAA
- a CDS encoding transporter substrate-binding domain-containing protein yields MLRAFLVVFILSLFSSPVIANTINWLTHDFAPYYILNGENKHQGRDESIISLLEKQLPNITFNRILIPSGRVIQELSNTSANTCALSLYKNSFREERIYFTDESSTTGLSPAVAMHIKLSRALKLPADKAVSLASLITADKLTLGISMSRSYGNEIDTLINTTPDINLIIRPTRDSLASLTYMLNLKRIDLLLGYPSEHYYLAKSMNFDKNLTQRPLLESPELSYGYIGCTKNQQGAKHIALLNEQLKIIKQTQAYTQILMRWLPAHLKIKLKTRIAETKNAT; encoded by the coding sequence ATGCTCCGCGCATTTTTAGTTGTTTTTATACTTAGCTTATTCAGCTCACCAGTTATTGCTAACACCATTAACTGGTTAACGCATGACTTTGCACCCTACTACATTTTAAATGGAGAAAACAAACACCAAGGTCGCGACGAAAGCATTATTTCTTTACTCGAAAAACAACTCCCCAATATTACTTTTAATAGAATACTCATTCCTTCGGGCAGAGTTATCCAAGAACTCTCCAATACCTCAGCCAATACGTGTGCTTTGTCACTGTATAAAAATAGTTTTAGAGAAGAGCGCATTTACTTTACTGATGAAAGCTCTACTACTGGCCTTTCTCCTGCAGTAGCTATGCATATTAAGCTCAGTAGAGCACTTAAGCTACCTGCTGATAAAGCGGTGTCGTTAGCCTCTTTAATTACGGCTGATAAGTTAACTTTAGGTATTTCTATGAGCCGCTCTTACGGTAACGAAATAGACACACTTATTAATACCACACCCGATATAAATTTAATTATTAGACCTACCCGAGATAGCTTAGCAAGCCTTACTTATATGCTTAATTTAAAACGCATTGATTTGTTATTAGGTTACCCAAGCGAGCACTACTATTTAGCTAAATCTATGAATTTTGATAAAAACCTAACACAGCGACCCCTTCTAGAGTCACCTGAGTTAAGTTATGGCTATATAGGTTGCACTAAAAACCAGCAAGGTGCCAAACACATTGCTTTGTTAAATGAACAACTAAAAATAATTAAACAAACCCAAGCTTATACGCAAATATTAATGCGCTGGTTACCTGCGCATTTAAAAATAAAGCTTAAAACACGCATAGCAGAAACAAAAAACGCCACATAA
- the icd gene encoding NADP-dependent isocitrate dehydrogenase gives MQYQHINVPEQGQSIKIAKNGQWQIPLQPIIAYIDGDGVGQDVMPVMRKVVDSAIAHCYQAKRKIHWMQVYNGEQAAKLYDGDWFPQETINAVRECKIAIKGPLTTPLGGGFRSLNVALRQEMDLFVNMRTIKGFSALPSPLKNPYLTNITVLRDSSEDVYSGIEWQAGSVESEKVLDFLCEEMGVTRLRFTQECGIGIKNISKEGSERLVRYAINYALKNNSESLTLVHKGNVLKFTDGAFKRWGFALAKREYQAIDDENGRWLHIPRQGQPPLIIKEVIADNMLQQCLMHPEQFDVVATTNQNGDFLADMLSAQVGGVGIMPAANLNNEVAFFEPTHGTFARIAGQNKANPSSSILSAVLMLKFMQWHEAANLIENALERTLAAGEVTFDLLSEPHNSMPLSCTDFALRVIEHF, from the coding sequence TTGCAGTATCAACATATTAATGTGCCCGAACAGGGGCAAAGCATAAAAATAGCAAAAAATGGCCAATGGCAAATTCCGTTGCAACCTATTATTGCTTACATTGATGGTGATGGTGTAGGCCAAGATGTGATGCCTGTAATGCGAAAAGTGGTTGATAGCGCGATAGCGCATTGTTACCAAGCAAAGCGAAAAATTCATTGGATGCAGGTATACAATGGTGAGCAAGCAGCCAAACTATATGATGGTGATTGGTTTCCACAAGAAACAATAAATGCAGTAAGAGAATGTAAAATAGCGATTAAGGGGCCATTAACGACTCCTTTGGGTGGTGGTTTTCGCTCGCTTAACGTTGCACTTAGACAAGAAATGGATTTATTTGTCAATATGCGCACTATAAAAGGCTTTAGTGCATTGCCATCGCCGTTAAAAAATCCTTATTTAACTAATATCACTGTGTTGCGCGATAGCAGTGAGGATGTTTACTCGGGTATAGAGTGGCAAGCTGGTAGTGTTGAAAGCGAAAAAGTACTCGATTTTTTATGCGAAGAAATGGGGGTTACGCGTTTAAGGTTTACCCAAGAATGCGGAATTGGCATTAAAAACATTTCTAAAGAAGGCTCAGAGCGCCTAGTACGTTACGCAATTAATTACGCGCTAAAAAATAACAGCGAATCGCTGACTTTAGTGCACAAAGGTAATGTGCTTAAATTTACTGATGGTGCATTTAAACGCTGGGGCTTTGCACTCGCTAAGCGTGAATACCAAGCCATTGATGATGAAAACGGCCGTTGGTTACATATTCCACGACAAGGGCAGCCACCACTTATAATTAAAGAAGTTATAGCCGATAACATGTTACAGCAGTGTTTAATGCACCCAGAGCAATTTGATGTAGTTGCAACGACTAATCAAAATGGTGACTTTTTAGCAGATATGCTTAGCGCACAAGTAGGTGGAGTAGGCATAATGCCGGCGGCTAATTTAAATAATGAGGTAGCATTTTTTGAACCCACGCACGGTACATTTGCGCGTATTGCTGGGCAAAATAAAGCGAATCCGAGCAGCAGCATTTTAAGTGCGGTATTAATGCTTAAGTTTATGCAGTGGCATGAGGCGGCTAATTTAATAGAAAATGCCTTAGAGCGCACGTTAGCGGCGGGAGAGGTTACGTTTGATTTACTATCTGAGCCTCATAACTCGATGCCCTTAAGTTGTACAGATTTTGCACTTAGGGTCATCGAGCACTTTTAA
- a CDS encoding MliC family protein: MKIFAPAIIITTLMLSACGNEPQDNSHTDVKNTAQTAVIVHNYQCESGNTMAVTYPSTDTATVDYLGTEYEMKIAVSASGARYMNDKYEFWTKASGTGSEGTLFSHMQDGSTGDAIETCTAL, translated from the coding sequence ATGAAAATTTTTGCTCCTGCTATTATTATCACCACATTAATGCTTTCGGCTTGTGGTAATGAGCCACAAGACAACAGCCACACCGACGTAAAAAACACGGCACAAACAGCGGTAATAGTGCATAACTATCAGTGTGAAAGTGGTAATACAATGGCGGTAACTTACCCCTCTACAGACACTGCAACAGTTGACTATTTAGGTACAGAATACGAAATGAAGATTGCTGTGTCGGCCAGTGGTGCGCGCTATATGAATGACAAGTACGAGTTTTGGACTAAAGCATCAGGTACTGGCTCTGAAGGCACGCTGTTTAGCCATATGCAAGATGGTAGCACGGGTGATGCAATTGAAACATGTACAGCGCTATAA
- a CDS encoding LysR family transcriptional regulator → MNIRNVDLNLLVYLNVLIDEKSVSKAANKLALTQPAMSNALKRLRDLFDDPLLVRASGSMAPTAKALALKPEIELLLKMAEEITQPTELFDPTSAKVTFRIMANDYLESTLIAPFITEQLSKNPGINFDILSPSDVNLQDMEKGTIDLAINRFNGLPRSFHQATVWRDNYCCLTHPNNQFLQQSSLEDYLKSEHIWVNRAGWGPEPAVTNKSGKQKLGWVDEALWQLEQTRKIRVFTRHYMIASLLCQSDKLIATLPRRQAKLLTTHTNLVISPVPFQIVPIEVKMIWSPLLHHASAHQWLRRELLEFAKTIADR, encoded by the coding sequence ATGAATATAAGAAATGTCGATCTCAACTTGCTTGTGTACCTAAACGTACTAATAGACGAAAAAAGTGTTTCTAAAGCGGCTAATAAACTCGCACTTACCCAACCTGCTATGAGTAATGCGTTAAAGCGGCTGCGTGACTTATTTGACGACCCGCTTTTGGTGCGGGCTTCAGGCTCTATGGCGCCCACAGCAAAAGCGCTGGCACTAAAGCCCGAAATAGAGTTATTACTTAAAATGGCTGAAGAAATTACTCAGCCCACTGAGCTATTCGATCCGACAAGTGCCAAAGTAACGTTTAGAATTATGGCAAACGATTATTTAGAGTCGACGTTAATCGCCCCTTTTATAACTGAGCAGTTGAGTAAAAACCCAGGAATAAACTTTGATATACTCAGCCCAAGTGATGTAAATCTGCAAGATATGGAAAAAGGCACCATAGATTTAGCAATTAACCGCTTTAATGGCCTACCACGATCGTTTCACCAAGCTACGGTTTGGCGCGATAACTATTGTTGTTTAACGCACCCCAATAATCAATTTTTACAACAGTCGAGCCTAGAAGATTACTTAAAAAGCGAACATATTTGGGTAAACCGTGCAGGTTGGGGGCCTGAGCCCGCTGTTACTAATAAATCTGGTAAGCAAAAGTTAGGATGGGTAGACGAAGCACTGTGGCAATTAGAACAAACTCGAAAAATACGCGTTTTTACACGCCATTACATGATTGCCAGTTTACTGTGCCAGTCAGATAAGTTAATTGCTACATTACCACGTCGCCAAGCTAAGCTGTTAACTACGCATACTAACTTGGTTATCAGCCCAGTACCTTTTCAAATTGTACCTATTGAGGTAAAAATGATCTGGAGCCCATTGTTGCATCATGCATCGGCGCACCAATGGTTACGCAGAGAACTACTGGAATTTGCAAAAACAATTGCCGACAGGTAG